The Stratiformator vulcanicus genome has a segment encoding these proteins:
- a CDS encoding FMN-binding protein: protein MKTKFRPGDLASKNRRGKLFTSAYMRRLALLICGGVLLCLAGCGQSDEAEESIVATPPAAELEMIRIDSGRGDETSPSENTALTQRDTPPVREKSGSINEPRIQTASVPNTPSSPRTSGRSLDEKLANLQVPPPWLASVSTNYNTSKPWKEARLEVRRLLGVETLRAKREAIKLSWIYFNKTPQEKGVAGEFPHYLQMGNENVWAIQAYEDYLSTKRNPTPIHSHMMVASLLHQQGEFDKAKAHLDFAMNNLPGKPWREMRQATLYDHFGDLYAAWGKYDEARQSYSASARIFPIAKPPYGRHELKKRSLKVQSKLELLATRALSNASLRDGTYRESAIGYSGDVHLTVKISGGRIADIAIKHKEKIEQNATKILPQRIIDKQSLQVDAVSGATVTCDAIRTGVYRALKKAGL, encoded by the coding sequence TTGAAAACTAAATTCCGTCCGGGCGATCTGGCATCGAAAAATCGCCGGGGGAAGTTGTTTACTTCCGCCTATATGAGGCGGTTGGCCCTGTTGATCTGTGGCGGAGTATTGCTGTGCCTCGCTGGTTGCGGTCAGTCAGACGAAGCCGAGGAGTCCATAGTAGCGACCCCGCCGGCCGCAGAGCTTGAGATGATCCGCATCGATTCAGGTCGGGGCGACGAGACAAGCCCTTCGGAAAACACGGCTTTGACGCAACGTGACACTCCCCCGGTGCGGGAGAAGAGCGGGAGCATCAACGAGCCACGCATCCAAACGGCATCCGTGCCGAATACGCCGTCTTCCCCACGCACAAGCGGCAGATCACTTGACGAGAAACTCGCGAACCTGCAGGTGCCTCCCCCCTGGCTTGCTTCTGTGTCGACAAACTACAATACCTCGAAGCCGTGGAAAGAAGCCCGGCTGGAGGTTCGCCGATTGCTGGGCGTCGAAACTCTTCGGGCAAAGAGAGAAGCGATCAAGCTCTCGTGGATCTATTTCAATAAGACCCCGCAGGAGAAAGGAGTCGCCGGCGAATTCCCGCATTACCTTCAAATGGGGAATGAGAACGTGTGGGCGATTCAAGCCTACGAAGACTACCTCTCGACTAAGAGAAACCCGACTCCCATCCACTCGCACATGATGGTGGCCTCGCTGCTGCATCAACAAGGTGAATTTGATAAAGCCAAGGCACACCTCGATTTTGCAATGAACAATCTCCCCGGAAAACCGTGGCGAGAGATGCGACAGGCTACTCTATATGATCACTTTGGCGACCTTTACGCCGCTTGGGGAAAGTATGACGAAGCTCGCCAGTCTTATTCCGCCTCGGCCCGAATCTTCCCGATTGCCAAGCCACCTTATGGTCGACACGAACTCAAGAAACGGTCACTGAAGGTGCAGTCGAAACTGGAATTGCTCGCGACTCGGGCGTTGAGCAACGCTTCTTTGCGGGACGGAACCTATCGTGAATCGGCAATCGGTTATAGTGGTGACGTACACCTCACGGTCAAAATCTCCGGTGGACGCATTGCTGATATCGCCATCAAGCACAAAGAAAAGATCGAGCAGAACGCAACGAAAATCCTGCCGCAGCGAATTATTGATAAGCAAAGCCTTCAGGTCGATGCGGTCAGCGGCGCAACGGTCACATGCGACGCGATCCGGACTGGGGTATATCGCGCCCTTAAAAAGGCAGGGCTTTAA